From a region of the Calliphora vicina chromosome 4, idCalVici1.1, whole genome shotgun sequence genome:
- the LOC135958685 gene encoding uncharacterized protein LOC135958685, with protein MRTSNIFKILIILNEIFIILAFGIKFTNLECHGFDPEFVQIPLCRLKVVARNKVSVNYHLKLLQLPLNNNLTVRGQLLRKSNEYRPFIYNTSTDFCRFLKNGHKFLFWKIILDIARPFTNVNHSCPLNHDIIVANLSLNESDMKLILFPAGDYLLRLYLDAYQKPKININAYFAIKDN; from the exons ATGAgaacatcaaatatttttaaaatattgataattttaaatgaaattttcataatCCTTGCATTCGGCATTAAATTTACCAATTTGGAGTGTCATGGTTTTGATCCGGAATTTGTGCAAATTCCCTTGTGTCGCTTAAAAGTGGTGGCTCGTAATAAGGTTTCTGTAAATTATCATTTGAAATTGTTGCAGCTTCCCTTAAACAACAATCTAACG GTTAGAGGTCAATTGCTGCGCAAAAGTAATGAGTACCGTCCTTTTATTTACAATACTTCGACGGATTTTTGTCGCTTTTTGAAAAATGgccataaatttttattttggaaaattatattggacATTGCCCGGCCGTTTACAAATGTCAATCATAGCTGCCCCCTTAAT catGATATTATAGTGGCAAATTTGAGTTTAAATGAaagtgatatgaaattgatatTATTTCCTGCTGGTGATTATCTATTACGTTTATATCTGGATGCCTATCAAAAgcctaaaattaatattaatgccTATTTTGCTATCAAGGATAAttga
- the LOC135958686 gene encoding uncharacterized protein LOC135958686: protein MRTSAILKLFTFFNGIFTFSALVIRFTNLECKSFDQEFVQIPQCRLKVMARDKVSLNFHLKMLQLPLINMTVLGQLLRKSNDYRPFLYNSSTNFCSFVKNANKLLFWKIVWNIARPFSNVNHTCPYNHDIIVQNMILDEHNMKLILFPPGNYLIRFYMYVQGKRKVGINTYFSIKDN, encoded by the exons ATGAGAACATCAGCTATTTTAAAGctatttacatttttcaatggTATTTTTACATTCAGCGCTTTGGTAATAAGATTTACCAATTTGGAATGTAAGAGTTTTGATCAGGAATTTGTACAAATACCACAGTGTCGCTTAAAAGTAATGGCTCGTGATaaagtttcattaaattttcatttgaaaatgttaCAGCTGCCCTTAATCAATATGACG GTTTTGGGTCAACTGTTGCGTAAAAGTAATGATTATCGACCATTTCTTTACAATTCATCTACGAATTTTTGTAGCTTTGTTAAAAATgccaataaacttttattttggaaaattgtttgGAACATTGCACGACCGTTTTCAAATGTTAATCACACCTGCCCCTATAAT cATGATATTATAGTGCAAAATATGATTTTGGATGAACataatatgaaattgattcTATTTCCACCGGGTAACTATTTGATACGCTTTTATATGTATGTCCAGGGTAAGCGTAAAGTTGGTATTAatacttatttttctataaaagataattga